GCGAGCGCGGCTGGCCCGGCGGCCGCAGGACGAAGCTGACGCGGCAGCCGACGGCGGGGGGCTCGGCGGCTCCCGCGGCCAGGCCCTCGGTGCCCAGCAGCCGGACGCGGAGCCGCCCGCTGGCCCGACTGTACTCGGCGGCCAGGCGCAGGGCGCCCCCGGCGCGGCCCAGGGCCACGGTGCCCTCGGCCTCCAGGCGCTCGGGACGCGGGCCGGGgcagggcggcggcggcggggacgcGGAGGGGGCCTGGGAAGGGGGGCCCGAGACGGCGCCGCGCTCCTCGTCCTCGTCGCCGTCCCCGCTGGACACGGAGGGGGCGCGGACCAGGCCTCGGCTCGTCCGGGCCCGCAGCGCGCGGCTCAGCAGCCGTTCGGGGGCGCGCAGGAGGCGGCGGGCGCGGGCCGGCGGGGCGGGCGCGTCCCGGGTGGGGCGGAGGCCCGCGGGGAGCGCGGGGGCGGAGGCAGGAGCCGAGTCCTGGGGCACGAGCGGGGCGGCTGCAGGGCCCCCGAGGAAGAGCGACTCCTTGCGGCGGGTGTGCGGGCTCTCGAGCAGCGCGCAGAAGCCGTAGGCGGTGAGCGCGCGGGGCAGGTGCGGCAGCGATAGGGCTGCCTGCGAGCGCGGGTCCCAGTCTGTGTGCGCCGCGCTGTAGTCTATTTCTGCTGCTTCGCTCCAGGAAACCCGAAGTGCAGCCAGGGCCGTGCAGGACGCGAGTCGTGGGGGGATGCAGAACTCGGGGATGCGGTCCGGGGTGAGCACGTTTGCACACGCGGCGGGAGTGAGGGCCGGGACTTGGTGCGCCCGACCTTGAAGAATCCCGTGCCTGCGCTCAGGACCAAAGCGGAGCCTCTCCAGGCACCACATAAGGACGCGGGTACGGGAACCCGAGCAACCTTGTGCTGGTGCTGGTCGGCTTGCACTTGGCAGGGGTACCCTAGTCAGAGGGAGCCCTGCGAGGCGCAGCAATTCCCGTGTCTTGTTTCCTACTTTAGGGGTGCTTTCTCCTGCCTCCGTGGGACAAGGCAAACTGCCACTCAGGCTATTGCAAGCTGTGTTTCAATGACTGCAAAACAATCGTTCTTCTCTCGTCTCTAGTAGTCTTGTACACTTCGGGGCTTGTTGATTTAATCTCTATCCTCCTTCGCTGGCCTAAGGCGGAGATTATCAAAATGTTGGCTTCCAACTTTGGTCGCGCTGTCGTCAATGCCAAGAGGCGCTTTGCTTGTGCAATCGCCTCCCGAATCCTTGGATTATTGCACTCTAGTCCTCAGCgagaattaaaacaattattatcCCCTCTAGGACTCACGGCTTGCGCCTAGGCGAGTTAAACAAGGATGCGTGGAACCCTCTTAGCGTAGCTGGAGTCCGGTGTCTGACGGTTGTCTGCACGGTTCTGCGAGAGGCACCGAGCCAGAGAGGAGCGCCACCTCCGGTAGGTTCAAAGCGTGCGAGGCGGGATTCAGCACCGCGGTTCTAGGACAGCCGGTCTGAGCTTTTATACCCGGGGGCCCTGAGCGCTGGCCAATGGGCGGGCGCGAGAGGTCCTGCTCTGTAACCTGACGCCAGGCCTTCAGCTCTGCCAGGAGGATAGGTCGACTGCGCAAATTTCAAGACTTgagttccttcccttccctgcgtCTGGTGGGGGTGTTATTCTCAGGAACCCTAAACAGGTTTCTGTTTCCTCACGTGCAGAAAGGAATGCATGTTTACTATATAGAGAGTCATTGGGAGGATTGGCCCACATGTGAATGTGAATGCACCCATCACTAAAAGAAGATAAGAGTCGTGTTTTTCTTGTTCTTACCTAATATCATCCCCATCCCCCAAAGCCAGCCTTCGGAATTTCTTACCTGCTTTCTGGTTTTCGgtcttgattttaaaagtatttcctcTGTTAATTATAAGCCACTCTGGGCACAGGAACCTTATGGGATGCTGAAAATAATTCCTATCTTGATCTGGGTGAGGTTACATAGGTGTttacatatgttaaaaaaaaacctcttggatTAAGCTTGCTTATAAGATTGTGTGTATCTTATAccttaattacaaaaaaaatcacgACTCACTTCTTAAGCCATGGGTGCTGATTTTTGCTTGGGAAAATATACTCCTACATATAATTGTGCTGTTGGAACATTCCTTTGAAGGCACCCAACCACCTCTGGCTTTTCCAGGCTGTACCCACCTGGGAtactctttttcttccatttgaaaaCTGACCTATGTTCATTCTGTAAGAGAACTGCTTCCAACTAGCTCAGATTAAAAGAGATCTGAAGTATTTTGTTCAGCATTTGAGTGTATGCTATTTCTACTTAAGACACTGCCTTGGTAGTTAATAGCTtttacaaataatgttaaaaaattaaacaaaatattgttCAGTGAATTGAATCCATCCAAAGGCGGTTGTAGGATGGGGCATGTGCATTTTGTTTCCAGCATATACATGCACAACACTGTGCTTGATGATTTACATATAGTCTCTAGAATTGTCACATAAACCTGTAAATTGCTGATTATTCCTAGTAACTTATCAAGTTAGCATAGTGATGGGAAATTGAGGAAATAATACACATTAGTGGGTATAAATGAGTTGCTTTGGGAATTAAATGAatgtaataatgtaaaatatttagcattgtGCCTAGAACATGGTAAGTGCTAAATGCACAGAAGTGGTGattattaggggtgcctgggtggttcagctggttgagcaactgactttggcccaggtcatgaatgatcttgtggctcgtgagttcaagccctgagtcaggctctgtgctgatagctcagagcctggagcctacttcggattctgtgtctccctctctctctctctgccccttccttgctcacgcactgtctctctctcgctctctctctcaactataaataaacatttaaaaatttttaaaagaagtggtgataattaaagataataaaaatagaagagaggcggggcgcctgggtggctcagttggttaagtgtctgacttcagcacaggtcataatcttgcagttcgagCTCagcgtaaggctctgtgctgagagctcagagcctggagcctgcttcaagttctgtgtctccttctctgtctgcccgtcccccacttgcacttggtctctctctctctctcaaaaatagataaacattaaacatttttttttaaatagaagagaGGTTGAGTGCTATGGTTGAGAAAACTGGGTCTGAAGTCAGATCTTGTTTTGATTATAGAACAGCTCCTTATTATGTCAACTGAGCAAGTTATTTAGCCTTTCTAAGCCGGTATCAAATGTACAATAGTAGGTGGAACCTTTGAGAGGTAATGAAATTAATTACGGCATAaaagagacccaggagagctccctcaccctttCTGATAATAGTTTGTACCTGTAGGGTTGTCATAATATGTCATGCATAATAAGATCATGCATATGAAGAGGTTAGCTTGCAGCCTGACCTATATGATgtctgattttatatttgttgttatTATAGAAGAGAACAAATGCtcgttaattcatttattcattcaaagcaatatttactgaatgcttctTGGATTTCGGCCTCCATACGAAGCAGGTGGATCCAGGCTGTACAAGATCACATCAGCTATAGACATCTATCAGAGGAGCaatgatgaaatatttgaatTCTGTCTAGCTGAGGCAGGAGTGAGAAGAAACTATTCAACAGGATTTATATACTTAATCTTGGTAGGGGGGCAGTGTTGGTGGGTCCCTGGCCTTGCCATGCCCTTGGCTAGCTACTCTTTGTCTTTGTATCCTCTCGATGCCTGGCCAAAATTTTGGGGGGCAGTGCTAAATCTGTGGGAGAATGATTGCTGAATTATATACTTGAGGGTCACATGCATATGTTTGGACTCAACTTTTCCCAGGAGACAAGAGGCTGTTAGCTCTGCAAGTGAGAGCCCAGAGAGTCCTTGGTTAAAATGGTAAGGCTCCCAATCTGAGAAGTTAAGCAAAGCTATGTTGTagtgggagaaaggaaaaaagcacCAGAGAATGAGAAATGATTTAGAGGCGAAGAAATACAGACTTTGGAGTAAATCTGTCCTAGGTTGAAATCTGTTCTGCAACTTTTTAGTTATGGGACAgtgggcaagttaattaacctctttGAGTCTAAGTTGTAAAGTGAGGGTAACAATATCTACCATACGAGGCTGTCAAATGAGGGGTTTGGGTTAgccatatttgttttgttttcctctggctCTCAAATTTCTCCAATTCACTCCAGTGCTTTCTGACAGCTAATCTTCCTAACTTTTCTGACAGTCCATGGTGTTAAGTTATTCTCTAGCTTTCTCCtccatcttcccccccccccccagatcctttttccttctctcaatgAAAGGTTAGCAAATAGTATGTGGGTATGAGGCAATGTGAAgtgagaatttatttttcagtttttaagcaAGAATTGTTAATTTTTCACAAGTATTCCTAATTTTGActtccgttttttgtttttgtttttttaagagagagagagagttctagagtgagccggggagaggggagagggagagagagagaaccttaagtaggctccatgctcagcatggatccccactgggggcttgatcccatgaccctcagatcatgacctgagtcgaaatcaagagtaagatgctcaacctactgagccacccaggcgcccctgactttaattttttttaagtttacttatttattttgagagagagaatgaaagagcaCATGACAGccagtgggagacagagagacagagagacagagagagagagagagagagagagagagagacagagagagaaaatcccaagcaagctccatgcagTCAGCCAGGAACCCACcatgaggctccatctcacaaaccgtgagccgagatcaagagtgggacacttaaccaactgagccacctaggcaccccacccctgactttcatttttttttaatttatttttttaattaaatataatttattgtcaaattggttcctatacaacacccagtgcttatcccaacaggtgccctcctcaatgcccatcacccactttcccctcaccccccatcaaccctcagtttgttctaagtatttaagagtctcttatggtttgcctccctccctctctgtaactttttttttttctccttcccctccccgatggtcttctgttaaatttctcaggatccacatatgagtgaaaacatatggtatctgtcttactctgccttatttcacttagcatgatacccttcagttccatccatgttgctacaaaaggccagatttcattctttctcattgccaagtagtattccattgtatatataaaccacatcatttttatccattcgtcagttgatatttaggctctttccataatttggctgttgttgaaagtgctgctataaacattggggtgcaagtgcccctatgcatcagcactcctgtatcccttgggtaaattcctagccgtgctattgctgggtcatggggtagatttatttttaattttttgaggaacctccacactgttttccagagcagctgcacagtttgcattgccaccaacagtgcaagagggttcccatttctccacatcctcgccagcatctgtagtctcctgatttgttcattttagccactctgactggcgtgaggtggtatctgagtgtggttttgatttgtatttccctgatgaggagtgacgttgagcatcttatgtgcctgttggccatctggatgtcttccttagaaaagtctgactttcatttttaacagaaattacTCACCTGTCATTTTGCTCACCTGTTTTTATAGCTCAATCCCACATTGCCATTTACTTTTGCAATTGCCTTTGTTGTCTGCGTTATTCTTAAACCAGAATGAAGGTAAGAACTATAATTACTACAGTGTTCGTTATCTTTAAACCTCTGTATCCAAATTCCTTTGGGTGGAGTGCTATACATCAGAGTGCTAATGgtgtttctttacatttgtttgttttggattaGGACTGTAAATATCTGATTTCTTCAAGAAGTATGTATGATTTGGGACATTACTGTATGCACATAACCAAaccttcaaaacattttaaaaggaaaatattaaaatttaaaggctTTTTATATTATATGGTAATAGCATTATTTATACTGCCAATTTTGAGCTGAATTTTCCACTCTGaggttttctattctttcattaaCGTTTCAAAGTAAGATCTCTGAGAATTACTACCAGCCTAGCAGTTATTTAACTATAATTATTGAAAGACAAAAGGGTGGCAATGTTCGGGGAGCTAAAGGAAATTAATACCTGCTGTGTAATTTGGGGTAAATTGTTTAATATCCCtgactttaattttcttgtaaAATGGGGCCAAAACTACTACCTGCATTTTACTTAtctcacagatttttttcttaaggttacATGAAAACTTCCTTATAATTCATGATAGTTCATGAATTATCACTgattattaataaaatggaataagacATATAAAAGCACACACATTCTTTCAAAAGTGTAAAGTACCATAGAAGTGCAAGGAATTATTATTATACAAGGATTAGTATCTTCCCTGTCATCTTGCACTGTTATTTATAAATGCTTACATTGTTTGCTTCTTAACCATTTTATGGTGCATACCTATTCCAACCGGAACATAATATTGTTTATTTGCTTTCCCCTCAGTGCATAGTTGGTGCGAGTGTACAAGGGGAGAGGGATTGTTGGAGGAAGTTGTGTGGACTAGAGATATCTTGGGGACAGCCTGAGGAGGGCGTTCTGAACACTGGAAACTTATTGGGTATTTTTGAGCAGGTTACTAACTTGAGTTCACCTGTGCTTTGGGAAACTCGCTCTGGTGGCAGTGTGTAGATGGAGAGGGGGATAAAACGGAGGCCAGTTAGAAGGTGATTGCGTGCTCCAGGTGAGATTGAAGAATTTAGGAAATGTGGCAAAGGCAGAATAGAGCGGTTTGGCTTTTAATTGGTTGCAGATGGTGAAGGAAAGAAGTGCAAAGTGCCTCCTAGGTATTTGGTCAGGGTGACTGAGCAAGGAGAACTAAATGGTTAAGGATTAATTTTCTGTGTGTAGGAGTGGAGAATGGAAGTGGGTACTGATAGTACTGGTTAGTATTGGTTCTTCCTTTTACATCCATTTTACATAATACTAATTGTAGtcattttgattttggttttcttctccaatggattttgaatttaatcggtgatttttctttttgatcctgtcttagtccattcaggctgctataatgaAATACCATATAGACTGTGTGGTTTAAAGACAatgcaaatttatttctcacagttctgaagaatggaagtctaagatcaaggtgccaggagATTAAAACTCTGATGTGGACCACTTCCTGGTTTATAGGCGGCCatctttttgctgtgtcttcacatggcggAAGGGGTgtgggagctctctggggtctttttttgggggggggggtgtctttttttattttgagagagagagagggagagagagagagagagagagagagaagatgggggagggacagagagagagagagggagggaaagaatcccaagcaggctatcagcacagagcccgaagcagggctcaaacccacgaaccgtgagatcatgacctgagtcgaaatcaagactaagacgcttaatcaactgagccacccccaggtgccccatgtggcTGGGTGGGGGCTGTGTCTTTTTTATAAGGGTACTAATTCCACTCATGAGGAGTCTTCTTAATTACATAATGACCTAATCACCACCCTAAGGCCCCACCTCtcaataccatcacattgggggttaggatttcaacatgaatttagAGTGGGGACATAAGTATTCAGTTGACAGTTGTTTAGGAACAATTCATACATAGTTTTTCAAACATTATGCATGGCAAAACAGTTAATAAATGCTTGTAACTACAAATAATCTTAGCAtttcttaggtttatttctgTTCACTGTATCTCAACagctttttgaaatatatttcagaaaatgcCCAGGTTCCTAAAGAGAACTGGTTTGTCAATGGgtggttaaattttatttaaaagaatttttttttaacgtttatttatttttgagaagggagacacagagcatgagcgggggaggagagagaaagagggagacacagaatctgaaacaggctccaggctctgagctgtcagcacagagccggatttGGGGctcgagatcatgtcctgagccaaagtccgacgcttaaccgaatgagccacccaggcgccccaaattttattAAGGTACAGAGTCCTTGCATTATAAAAGCCCCACTTTCCATGTCTTGACCACACTAGAAACAGTTCAATGGTAGTATGGAAGAAAATGACATACTAACCCATAGCTAACCCATACTTACTGAAAACGAGAAAGATAAGAACAAAATGCATGTTCGGTAGCCATTTTATCTTTCATCCTACGATGGCGTTCTGTTCACCCTCCTTccacttttaaataattaaaaatttccacgggcctgggtggctcagtcagttgagcttccaccttctgctcaggtcttgatgtccttgttggtgagtttaagccccgcatagggctctctgctgtcagcgtagagctcCCTTCGGatcctgtttccctttctcttctgcccTATTCCCGGCTCgcacacactcaaaaaaaaaaaaaaaaaaaaaaaaaaaaaaaaaaaaaaaaattaaaaacaggtttttttaatgttcattttatttttgagagagagacagaacgtgagcaggggagggacagagagagagagggagacacagaatccgaagcaggctccagtctccccactgtcagcacagagcgcgatgcggggcccaaactccaAGCAAAACTATGAGATCCAGACTGAAGCGAAGTTGGaggcctaaccgaccgagccacccaggcgccccaataacaaaaaatatttaaaagtttcaagaagcagaaagaaacgCAGATGTTGCCCCAGGTGGGGTTAATGTAGCAGGACAAGGATGCAGCGTCTCCTTTTCCCCACCTGACCCACGGGTGAACATGTGGTTACATAGGAGGAGCTCAGGATGGATACGGGGCCTGAGAGGGTCGGTTCGGCTGGAGGCGAGGCGCTGGGGAGCTGCTTTCGCCCAGGACGGCGAGCTCTGCGGACCTGAGGTCCACGGGAGGCGACGGCAGGCCAACAGCGGCCACAAAGATGTCGCTGTGCTCAGTAACTCCTGCCCTTCCTTTTCGTTAACATCTTCCTCCTCTGGGGCCTCCGGCACGGCAGCAGAGGCAGGCCCAAAGGcggcctccctgtctctcctccgCCCTCCCTCGGGTGGCCGGGGCCGCGGCTGCCGAAAAGCAGCCAGCTTGCTGCAAGGCTCCCGCATCCTTCGGGTCcaggcggcagcggcggcggcgcgcaTGCGCACAACCCGGGTCACGCGCGCGGCGCGAGGGCGGGCCGGCGCCCGCGGGGCTGTGGTTCGCGGCGCGGGTCGCCGCCCTCAGCTGCGCCGGGCGGTTCCGGCTCCTCCCTCTCCCGGTGCCTCGGTCGCACGATGGTGCTGGAGTCGGTGGTCGCGGACCTGCTAAACCGCTTCTTGGGGGACTATGTGGAGAACCTGAACAAGTCCCAACTGAAGCTGGGGATCTGGGGCGGTAAGCGAGAGGGCGTGCATGGCAGGCTGCCCGCGCTGGCGGAGGGGCCTACGTCGCGGGCTCTTACCGCCCGGCTCCATCCCGGGCCGGGCTCCCTTCGCCTCCCGAGACTCCGCCTCCGGGGAGGGCGCTCGGCGGGGCCCCCCTCCCCGGACGGCAGGTGCGGGGTGCCGGGAGGCCTGTGCCACCGCCACGGGGGCCGGGGTACCCgcctggggtggggagatgcGGCAGGGTCGCGCTCGCGCTGCCCGCGTTCCCAGCTTTCGCGTCCCCGAGGCGGTCCCCCTGCCCTGTCCCGCCCTCTGCCCACCTCGCAGGGTCCTCTTGCTGCCTTCCTTAAGAAACCTTTCTGCTCCCGCACCCTGTGCAGTGGAGACTGCTGCGTGGTTACACACGCTCTAATAAAGTGGcaccaaggaagaagaaaaaggaaattgcgTTTCACAGTTGCCTTCTCTTGGCAGTTGTTGATGAGCAGGAACTGGGTTTCTTCTCTTTAGGATTGCAGGATTTGGGAGGGGGTCCATCGACCCCGGAACATCCTTAGGAAAGGCCTGTTCGTATGGCTTCCTACTATTAATACTTTCAGCTTTTGAGAAAACGACTTCTTCCCTTAATATTTACTTCACGTCAGTAAGAtgactttcagttttattttggacGACGacggaaaaaaataattcaggcgACATCTGGCATCATCATTAATTAGGTGCATGCCCCAA
The sequence above is a segment of the Panthera leo isolate Ple1 chromosome B3, P.leo_Ple1_pat1.1, whole genome shotgun sequence genome. Coding sequences within it:
- the LOC122221175 gene encoding C2 calcium-dependent domain-containing protein 4A-like — translated: MWCLERLRFGPERRHGILQGRAHQVPALTPAACANVLTPDRIPEFCIPPRLASCTALAALRVSWSEAAEIDYSAAHTDWDPRSQAALSLPHLPRALTAYGFCALLESPHTRRKESLFLGGPAAAPLVPQDSAPASAPALPAGLRPTRDAPAPPARARRLLRAPERLLSRALRARTSRGLVRAPSVSSGDGDEDEERGAVSGPPSQAPSASPPPPPCPGPRPERLEAEGTVALGRAGGALRLAAEYSRASGRLRVRLLGTEGLAAGAAEPPAVGCRVSFVLRPPGQPRSQRSAVVRRSRKAAFHQDVCLDGLSEEQVRRLAVRVKAEQQGRGLERGRPLGQGELLLGSLLLP